A region from the Silene latifolia isolate original U9 population chromosome 7, ASM4854445v1, whole genome shotgun sequence genome encodes:
- the LOC141592626 gene encoding uncharacterized protein LOC141592626, which yields MEDHHHQQPLLNYELRLLRCTLSPPPSNTAITTTTTIAAYLPLIDEIITLIETGRYVDALSSTATRSVFRLADSFVSSTPTQFYAELDRAVESFLIDRDDDKVFLVVSVAVAALLAFLQCNFTGPVIELPSVPLPWLTVKAGSDWEDWARVQLMSAGSDLSAKFEHLQFLVFAKILLMKTRDLLFCETAIHGLATSTWWLARLILLQQHILDECCSSLFDLLQVFMAECLSRFGDAENARSYWGALLDEDEALTIVSMVQLEAGLVERAFKRVDHARRYFKAAASAVGFDFSVSGALGYRTVHQVEPKAQWVLVANKSSLPTASPPLANGSQQTDPCSDPNTQQNHEEMNEISDILMAPRIVGSADESNAVLNVSQNGHASGVALKLSQQAVILAECLLLEEGAQSDELQRWEMAPYIETIDSQQSSCYSIKFCCNVLRIRWESTRSRTKERALLLMDKQVKDIYEPSPQVPERVYSCFGVNIPAVPSLRKEYAQLLVSRGLIGEALKIFEDLELWDSLIYCYRLLEKKAVAVELIKTRLSEAPNDPKLWCSLGDVTNDDACYEKALEVSNDRSTRAKRSLARSAYNRGDFERSKVLWESAMALNTLYPDGWFALGSAALKARDINKAVDGFTRAVQLDPDNGEAWNNLACLHMMRNKSEEAFIAFKEALKFKRNNWQMWKNFGPVAADVGNLFEAVKAIQMVLDLSGNKSYDGELVERLMQEMERRALSQATATTASDTNCTAETALQSEFSESRETKLLMESLGKILKQIVLNVGSGDMWGLYARWHKLRGDPNMCLEALQKQVRSYQGSEVGNDITQFRKFARASLDLCNMYIEISSSTGSRRELHSADMHLRNTIKRAITFSDTEEYKALQSCLDQVEIRLKSESLMTASVNGS from the exons ATGGaagaccaccaccaccaacaacctcTCCTCAACTACGAGCTCCGTCTCCTCCGCTGCACCCTCTCTCCACCACCGTCAAACAccgccatcaccaccaccaccaccatcgccGCCTACCTCCCTCTCATCGACGAAATAATCACTCTCATCGAAACCGGTCGCTACGTCGACGCTCTCTCCTCCACCGCCACTCGCTCCGTCTTCCGACTCGCTGACTCATTCGTCTCGTCTACTCCTACTCAGTTCTACGCCGAGTTAGACCGCGCTGTTGAATCGTTTTTAATTGATAGAGATGACGATAAGGTGTTTCTCGTTGTTTCCGTTGCGGTCGCGGCTCTTCTCGCTTTCTTGCAGTGTAATTTCACCGG GCCGGTGATTGAGCTGCCTTCGGTGCCGTTGCCGTGGTTGACTGTTAAGGCGGGAAGTGATTGGGAGGATTGGGCGCGAGTTCAATTGATGTCTGCTGGTTCTGATTTGTCCGCGAAATTCGAGCATTTACAG TTTCTAGTGTTTGCTAAGATCTTGCTCATGAAGACCAGAGATTTGTTATTTTGTGAAACTGCAATACATGGACTTGCAACTAGTACTTGGTGGTTGGCTAGGCTTATTCTTCTACAACAACATATTTTGGATGAATGCTGTTCTTCTTTATTTGATTTACTTCAAGTCTTCATGGCTGAATGCTTAAGTCGTTTTGGCGATGCGGAGAATGCAAGAAGCTATTGGGGTGCTTTGTTAGATGAAGATGAAGCTTTAACCATTGTATCAATGGTACAGTTGGAGGCTGGACTTGTCGAGCGTGCCTTTAAACGTGTTGACCATGCAAG GCGATATTTTAAAGCAGCAGCATCAGCCGTGGGGTTCGATTTTTCTGTTAGTGGGGCTCTTGGTTACCGCACTGTCCACCAG GTGGAGCCAAAGGCGCAGTGGGTGCTTGTTGCAAATAAAAGCTCATTGCCTACTGCTAGTCCTCCACTAGCAAATGGCTCTCAACAAACAGATCCCTGTAGTGATCCGAATACGCAACAAAATCATGAAGAAATGAACGAGATTTCAGATATTTTGATGGCTCCTAGAATTGTGGGTAGTGCTGATGAATCAAATGCTGTCTTGAATGTAAGTCAGAATGGTCATGCGTCCGGAGTAGCCTTAAAACTGAGTCAACAGGCAGTGATTCTCGCGGAATGCCTTTTACTAGAAGAAGGTGCTCAGTCAGATGAATTGCAAA GATGGGAAATGGCACCATATATCGAGACCATTGATTCTCAGCAGTCATCATGCTATAGT ATTAAATTTTGCTGCAACGTCTTGCGCATAAGGTGGGAGTCCACCCGTAGTCGGACTAAGGAGCGTGCCTTGCTGTTGATGGACAAACAG GTCAAAGATATTTATGAGCCGTCACCTCAGGTGCCAGAGAGGGTTTATTCGTGTTTTGGGGTTAATATTCCTGCTGTACCTTCTCTGAGAAA GGAGTACGCTCAGCTTCTTGTTAGTCGCGGTTTGATTGGAGAGGCACTCAAAATATTTGAAGATCTAGAACTCTGGGATAGTCTGATATACTGCTACCG CCTGTTAGAGAAGAAAGCTGTAGCAGTTGAATTAATTAAGACGCGGCTGTCGGAAGCTCCTAATGATCCAAAGTTATG GTGCTCATTGGGTGATGTAACAAATGATGATGCTTGTTATGAGAAAGCTTTAGAGGTCTCAAATGATAGGTCTACACGAGCTAAG AGATCTCTTGCTCGAAGTGCATACAACAGAGGGGATTTTGAGAGGTCCAAAGTTCTATG GGAATCAGCCATGGCTTTGAATACACTCTATCCAGATGGTTGGTTTGCTCTGGGATCTGCTGCATTAAAA GCAAGAGATATCAACAAGGCAGTAGATGGTTTTACTCGGGCTGTTCAACTTGATCCTGATAATGGAGAGGCTTGGAATAATCTCGCCTGCCT ACATATGATGAGAAATAAGAGTGAGGAGGCTTTCATCGCATTCAAGGAGGCGCTCAAGTTTAA GCGGAACAACTGGCAAATGTGGAAGAACTTTGGCCCAGTTGCGGCGGATGTTGGAAATCTTTTTGAG GCTGTGAAAGCAATACAAATGGTTTTGGATCTTAGTGGCAATAAGAGTTATGATGGAGAATTGGTGGAGAGATTGATGCAAGAAATGGAGAGGCGAGCTTTGTCTCAGGCTACAGCTACTACAGCAAGTGATACAAATTGTACTGCAGAGACAGCTTTGCAATCTGAGTTTTCAGAGTCAAGGGAAACTAAACTCTTGATGGAGTCGCTTGGGAAAATTCTTAAGCAG ATTGTTCTGAATGTTGGAAGTGGAGATATGTGGGGCTTGTATGCTCGGTGGCATAAGCTTAGAGGAGATCCAAATATGTGTTTGGAGGCCCTGCAAAAACAAGTTAGATCATACCAG GGTTCGGAAGTTGGGAATGACATTACTCAGTTCAGAAAGTTTGCTCGTGCGTCATTGGACCTTTGTAACATGTATATTGAAATATCATCTTCAACTGGAAGTCGCAGAGAGCTCCATTCCGCAGACATGCATCTTCGTAACACAATCAAGCGG GCTATTACATTTTCCGACACAGAAGAGTACAAGGCCCTCCAAAGTTGCCTTGATCAAGTTGAGATAAGGCTTAAATCTGAATCACTGATGACAGCATCTGTGAATGGCTCATAA